From a region of the Molothrus ater isolate BHLD 08-10-18 breed brown headed cowbird chromosome 27, BPBGC_Mater_1.1, whole genome shotgun sequence genome:
- the LOC129046950 gene encoding uncharacterized protein LOC129046950, translating into MAPLPRVAAVIYSARELCPALAPAPASHPHPGIPPRTPTSHLAALSATLHRPSPPHTLVSRLARSFPSLHTPPLLYTLISHPAPSPPCPQIPPHTFPRCPTHSYPPHTLISHPTCSYPTLHTHILPHTLISHPAPSPPCPQIPPHTFPQCPTHSYPTPYIPIPPHTVTSLPTHPYPTPHTHIPPHTPTSHPTHSYPTPGTPHPAPHAPVTPRTFPGPVGTWGQASGLALSCCPLPGPILCPLARVPWHCRPGDPHPKPPSPPTLLGPLLGSGCPRPGLPAAPRPRGGSGGPGALFGVQGPAGQGGGQAPPPGLAFNILFDWFAWLCCRKTFANIPEQPGSV; encoded by the exons ATGGCTCCGCTCCCTCGAGTGGCAGCGGTGATTTATTCAGCCCGGGAGCTCTGCCCGGCGCTCGCCCCCGCGCCCGCGTCCCACCCGCACCCTGGTATCCCACCCCGCACACCCACATCCCACCTCgcagccctgagtgccaccctGCACCGTCCCAGCCCCCCACACACGCTTGTATCCCGCCTTGCACGCTCATTTCCTTCCTTGCACACTCCCCCACTGCTCTACACTCTCATATCCCACCCTGCACCATCACCTCCGTGCCCTCAGATCCCACCTCACACATTCCCCCGGTGCCCCACACACTCGTATCCACCCCACACACTCATATCCCACC CTACATGCTCATATCCCACCCTACACACTCATATCCTACCCCACACTCTCATATCCCACCCTGCACCATCACCTCCGTGCCCTCAGATCCCACCTCACACATTCCCCCAGTGCCCCACACACTCATATCCCACCCCATAcattcccatcccaccccataCAGTCACATCCCTCCCCACACACCCATATCCCACCCCCCACACCCACATCCCTCCCCACACACCCACATCCCACCCCACACACTCCTATCCCACCCCAGGTactccccaccctgccccacaCGCTCCTGTCACACCCCGCACTTTCCCTGGCCCCGTTGGCACCTGGGGACAAGCGTCAGGGCTGGCTTTGTCCTGttgtcccctccctggccccaTCCTGTGCCCTTTGGCGAGGGTCCCGTGGCACTGCCGCCCTGGGGACCCCCACCCCAAGCCCCCAAGCCCCCCCACTCTGCTGGGGCCCCTTCTCGGGTCCGGGTGTCCCCGGCCGGGGCTCCCCGCAGCTCCCCGGCCCCGGGGGGGCTCTGGCGGCCCTGGGGCCctttttggggtgcaggggccGGCGGGGCAGGGGGGGGGCCAGGCTCCCCCGCCGGGCCTGGCCTTTAATATCCTGTTTGACTGGTTCgcttggctctgctgcagaaaaacattCGCAAACATCCCGGAGCAGCCGGGGAGCGTTTaa